In Planctomycetota bacterium, a genomic segment contains:
- a CDS encoding antibiotic biosynthesis monooxygenase: MIARIWHGYTTPENADAYQDVLLGTVMPEIAGRGMDGYLGFHSLRREGTTGPDGGAETEFITVMWFESAAQIEQFVGRDSTVSHVPEVARKVLKRWDERSAHYAVQSAPAWARPG, from the coding sequence GTGATCGCGCGCATCTGGCACGGCTACACCACTCCCGAGAACGCGGACGCGTACCAGGACGTCCTGCTGGGCACGGTCATGCCCGAGATCGCCGGCCGGGGCATGGACGGCTACTTGGGCTTCCACAGCCTGCGGCGGGAGGGCACGACGGGGCCCGACGGCGGGGCCGAGACCGAGTTCATCACCGTGATGTGGTTCGAGAGCGCCGCCCAGATCGAGCAGTTCGTGGGGCGGGACTCCACGGTGTCGCACGTGCCCGAGGTGGCTCGGAAGGTCCTGAAGCGCTGGGACGAGCGGTCGGCCCACTACGCGGTGCAGTCGGCGCCGGCGTGGGCGCGGCCGGGCTGA
- a CDS encoding four helix bundle protein, whose product MSAIKSYRDLVAWQRGRMLVRLVYEATAHFPTDERFGLTSQMRRAAIGVVSNIAEGYGRGSTPDYARFLRMARGSLFELESQALVALDLEFLSAEGQSEIQDAINECAKPLSGLIASLA is encoded by the coding sequence ATGTCCGCCATCAAGAGCTACAGGGATCTTGTTGCGTGGCAGCGCGGCAGGATGCTCGTGCGGCTGGTGTACGAGGCGACGGCGCACTTTCCGACCGACGAGCGCTTCGGACTGACGTCGCAGATGCGTCGAGCAGCGATCGGCGTCGTCAGCAACATCGCCGAGGGCTACGGCCGCGGCAGCACGCCGGATTACGCGCGATTCCTGCGAATGGCTCGCGGTTCGCTATTCGAGTTGGAATCGCAGGCACTCGTCGCGCTCGACCTCGAGTTCCTGAGTGCGGAGGGCCAGTCCGAAATCCAGGACGCGATCAACGAATGCGCCAAGCCGCTGTCGGGACTCATCGCATCGCTCGCCTAG
- the dcd gene encoding dCTP deaminase has translation MPVLCDEQIQQLVRIEPFERGERRPGRISYGLSSYGYDVRVGPRFKIFTPTPKSGGITVVDPKAFSDDLFVEVDCGAIGSDHVIIPPNSFALCETVEFFEIPRDCLVICVGKSTYARCGLIVNVTPLEPEWRGKITLEISNTTPLPARVYADEGIAQLVFLKGDQVCATSYADKAGKYQDQGGLTLPRVD, from the coding sequence ATGCCCGTGCTCTGCGACGAACAGATCCAGCAACTCGTCCGCATCGAGCCCTTCGAGCGGGGCGAGCGGCGGCCCGGGCGGATCTCCTACGGCCTGTCGAGCTACGGCTACGACGTCCGCGTCGGCCCCCGCTTCAAGATCTTCACGCCGACGCCCAAGAGCGGCGGCATCACCGTCGTGGATCCCAAGGCCTTCAGCGACGACCTGTTCGTCGAGGTGGACTGCGGCGCCATCGGCAGCGACCACGTGATCATCCCGCCCAACAGCTTCGCGCTGTGCGAGACGGTGGAGTTCTTCGAGATCCCGCGGGACTGCCTGGTCATCTGCGTGGGCAAGAGCACCTACGCCCGCTGCGGCCTGATCGTGAACGTCACGCCGCTGGAGCCCGAGTGGCGGGGCAAGATCACGCTGGAGATCAGCAACACCACGCCGCTGCCGGCCCGCGTGTACGCCGACGAGGGCATCGCCCAGCTGGTCTTCCTCAAGGGCGACCAGGTGTGCGCGACGAGCTACGCGGACAAGGCGGGGAAGTATCAGGACCAGGGCGGGTTGACGCTGCCGCGTGTTGATTAG